A window of Pelagicoccus enzymogenes contains these coding sequences:
- a CDS encoding nucleotidyltransferase has protein sequence MELYREFFSIIEKLNEHGLDYSVVGGIALAFHDTPRFTRDIDILAKPADLEKYEGIFQKLGYHKTSEPWSFGSTQLTMHRFGKKSEEDEEELVVIDLLIGHESRHHEIIDASIIDDSPAGKVRLAQREDLIWMKKLRGSKQDEADIENLESKND, from the coding sequence ATGGAACTCTATCGCGAATTCTTCTCAATCATCGAGAAACTCAACGAACACGGTCTCGATTATTCCGTAGTCGGCGGCATCGCGCTGGCGTTCCACGACACGCCTAGGTTTACGAGGGATATCGACATCTTGGCCAAACCAGCCGATCTCGAAAAGTACGAAGGGATATTCCAAAAACTTGGCTACCACAAGACAAGTGAGCCATGGAGCTTCGGAAGCACGCAGCTTACGATGCATCGCTTCGGAAAGAAGAGCGAAGAAGACGAGGAAGAATTGGTCGTCATCGATTTGCTCATTGGACACGAAAGTCGTCACCATGAAATCATTGATGCCAGTATCATCGATGATTCACCTGCCGGTAAGGTAAGGCTCGCACAGCGCGAGGACTTGATCTGGATGAAAAAACTCAGAGGCTCGAAGCAAGACGAAGCCGACATTGAAAACTTGGAGAGCAAAAATGACTAA
- a CDS encoding potassium channel family protein, with translation MFLQLIRKFISRRSDTSMRLWKILLVASGLNLLFGVGFYFAERNHQEGLTFIDSLWWAMVTMTTVGYGDYFPQTFAGRFLIAYPCFIVGIGLLGYLLASVTETVLQRVSLKRKGAMKLSHKNHIIICNYPSLDKVTQILDELQANSSYADKKVALISNELDELPSALAKRGVLFVKGLPTSDETLYQANVTECDGVFVLPAVSGDPASDAQTYAIGSIIELIEQETGTPIKTVVELVSSRNLRMMERAQTDGIILADGINERMIVQEFFYPGIRKTFEQLITSREGSQFYIHETSLQSQRFVEVQIATLQHPVNMQLVGIIKNDRHILNPPKDTLIDAGDRLIILADKAEDFLSVERDIQLKQSA, from the coding sequence ATGTTCCTCCAACTCATCCGCAAGTTCATCTCCCGCCGCAGCGACACCAGCATGCGGCTTTGGAAGATTCTTCTGGTCGCCTCAGGCTTGAACCTGCTCTTCGGAGTCGGATTCTACTTCGCGGAGCGAAACCACCAGGAAGGCCTCACCTTCATCGACTCCCTCTGGTGGGCCATGGTCACCATGACCACCGTCGGCTACGGCGACTACTTTCCCCAAACCTTCGCTGGGCGATTCCTCATCGCATATCCCTGCTTCATCGTCGGCATCGGCCTGCTCGGCTATTTGCTCGCATCTGTAACCGAAACCGTACTCCAGCGTGTATCCCTCAAGCGAAAAGGCGCCATGAAACTATCGCACAAGAACCACATCATCATCTGCAACTACCCATCGCTCGACAAGGTCACCCAAATCCTCGACGAACTGCAGGCCAACTCCAGCTACGCCGATAAAAAGGTAGCCCTCATCTCCAACGAGCTCGACGAGCTCCCCTCCGCCCTCGCCAAGCGCGGCGTGCTCTTCGTCAAAGGCCTGCCCACCTCCGACGAAACCCTCTACCAAGCCAACGTCACCGAGTGCGACGGCGTCTTCGTGCTGCCAGCCGTTTCCGGCGACCCCGCCTCCGACGCCCAAACCTACGCTATCGGTTCCATCATCGAGCTCATCGAGCAAGAAACCGGCACCCCCATCAAGACGGTCGTGGAGCTGGTCAGCTCCCGCAACCTGCGCATGATGGAGCGCGCCCAGACCGACGGCATCATCCTCGCCGACGGCATCAACGAGCGCATGATCGTGCAGGAATTCTTCTACCCCGGCATTCGCAAAACCTTCGAGCAGCTCATCACCTCCCGCGAAGGCAGCCAGTTCTACATCCACGAAACCAGCCTGCAGTCCCAGCGCTTCGTCGAGGTACAGATCGCCACCTTGCAACACCCCGTCAACATGCAGCTCGTCGGCATCATCAAAAACGACCGCCACATCCTCAACCCACCCAAAGACACCCTCATCGACGCCGGCGACCGCCTCATCATCCTCGCCGACAAAGCCGAAGACTTCCTCTCCGTCGAACGCGACATCCAACTCAAGCAATCCGCATAA
- a CDS encoding PspA/IM30 family protein: protein MSIFSRIFKVGQAAANKVVDKMEKPELMLEQAIRDKDKQIMEAKKSVQSCIATERQTKAMLEKEKAEKLSWEQKAELALKAGKEDLAVRALQRATEHEQKLGTLETQWQSQRAAVDELKKEIVKMGDELAEFKRNKDFIIAQSKAAQVKKDIYEAKARISNNNKADDLMARMKAKAERQSHEADAAKELAEVSGGSGDALEKEFENMGAGGSASPAVNDKLAALKAKLGNA, encoded by the coding sequence ATGAGCATTTTCTCACGCATCTTCAAAGTCGGCCAAGCCGCCGCCAACAAAGTCGTCGACAAGATGGAAAAGCCCGAGCTCATGCTCGAGCAAGCCATCCGCGATAAGGACAAGCAGATCATGGAAGCCAAGAAGTCCGTGCAAAGCTGCATCGCCACCGAACGCCAAACCAAAGCCATGCTGGAAAAGGAAAAGGCCGAAAAGCTCTCCTGGGAACAGAAGGCCGAACTCGCCCTAAAGGCCGGCAAGGAAGACCTCGCCGTGCGCGCCCTGCAACGCGCCACCGAGCACGAGCAAAAACTCGGCACTCTTGAAACCCAATGGCAGTCCCAGCGCGCCGCCGTCGACGAGCTCAAGAAAGAGATCGTAAAAATGGGCGACGAGCTAGCCGAGTTTAAGCGCAACAAAGACTTCATCATCGCCCAGAGCAAGGCCGCCCAGGTCAAGAAAGACATCTACGAAGCCAAGGCCCGCATCTCCAACAACAACAAAGCCGACGACCTCATGGCCCGCATGAAGGCCAAAGCCGAGCGCCAGTCCCACGAAGCCGACGCCGCCAAAGAGCTGGCCGAAGTTTCCGGCGGATCCGGCGACGCCCTCGAGAAGGAATTCGAAAACATGGGAGCCGGCGGCAGCGCCTCCCCCGCCGTCAACGACAAGCTCGCCGCCCTCAAAGCCAAGCTCGGCAACGCCTAA
- the speD gene encoding adenosylmethionine decarboxylase produces MLPTTANALGTHILLELNQCPAALLLEKDTLETALVQSAEAAGATVVKPIFHQFSPHGLSGVVVIAESHIAVHTWPEHSYAAIDIFTCGDPVIASRIQAEIEKRFAPAQVSGQTITRGPSV; encoded by the coding sequence ATGCTCCCTACCACCGCCAACGCCCTCGGCACCCACATCCTCCTCGAGCTCAACCAGTGCCCCGCTGCATTGCTGCTCGAAAAGGACACGCTCGAGACTGCCCTCGTGCAATCCGCCGAAGCGGCTGGAGCCACCGTGGTGAAACCCATCTTCCATCAATTCAGCCCTCACGGACTTTCTGGCGTGGTGGTCATCGCCGAAAGCCACATCGCAGTGCACACCTGGCCCGAACACAGCTACGCGGCCATCGACATCTTCACCTGCGGCGACCCCGTAATCGCTTCCCGAATACAAGCGGAAATCGAAAAACGCTTCGCCCCCGCCCAAGTCTCCGGCCAAACCATCACCCGCGGCCCCAGTGTCTAG
- a CDS encoding AAA family ATPase, with protein MQDPHSAARLCLQGFTELKQTLVKRYACSDFEIDFELRFALFITALIDGDTVAAERAFIEGAAQTLGWSEMYDSLLRSRIDSLPSYDLTQLRTAKERPELGLAIATASFALALADGSLSSDEQVFLTNLCDTLFGPNAPAARQAEEKARQLFDRHGPDLFSPTTSKSAPNARPPEPDDSTLEDELAKLEKLIGLEAVKEEIQKLARFLEIQKQREGHQLKTAPLSLHLVFSGNPGTGKTTVARILAKIYQKLGVLKSGHLVETDRMGLVGQYVGHTAKKTSEVIDSALDGILFIDEAYSLLSGGENDFGSEAIDTLVKRMEDDRDRLIVIVAGYPADMESFIQTNPGLRSRFSKTIHFDDYASEELEKIFEIFCKNNEYQLSEKARKKLHQVFEYELQKPKVDFGNGRYVRNLFEQVIRNQALRLSQRDGALEKKDLMLIEGDDILLPET; from the coding sequence ATGCAGGATCCCCACTCCGCCGCTCGGCTCTGCCTCCAAGGCTTCACCGAACTCAAGCAAACGCTGGTCAAACGCTACGCCTGCTCCGACTTCGAGATCGACTTCGAGCTCCGCTTCGCCCTCTTCATCACCGCCCTCATCGACGGCGATACGGTGGCCGCCGAACGGGCCTTCATCGAAGGCGCCGCGCAAACCCTCGGCTGGTCCGAGATGTACGACAGCCTGCTGCGCTCCCGCATCGACAGCCTTCCCAGCTACGACCTCACCCAGCTGCGCACCGCCAAGGAACGCCCCGAGCTCGGACTAGCCATCGCTACCGCCAGCTTCGCTCTCGCCCTCGCCGACGGCTCCCTCAGCTCCGACGAGCAAGTCTTCCTCACCAATCTCTGCGACACCCTCTTCGGTCCCAACGCCCCAGCCGCTCGCCAAGCCGAAGAAAAAGCCCGCCAACTCTTCGACCGCCACGGCCCCGACCTTTTCTCCCCCACCACCTCAAAATCCGCCCCCAACGCCCGGCCACCGGAACCTGACGACTCCACCCTCGAAGACGAGCTCGCCAAACTCGAGAAGCTCATCGGCCTGGAAGCGGTTAAGGAAGAAATCCAAAAGCTGGCTCGCTTCTTGGAGATCCAAAAGCAACGCGAAGGCCACCAGCTTAAGACCGCTCCTCTTTCCCTGCACCTCGTCTTCTCCGGCAATCCCGGCACCGGCAAGACCACCGTCGCCCGCATCCTCGCCAAGATCTACCAAAAGCTCGGAGTGCTAAAAAGCGGCCACCTCGTCGAAACCGATCGCATGGGTCTCGTGGGCCAATACGTGGGCCACACCGCCAAGAAAACCTCGGAAGTCATCGACAGCGCCCTCGACGGCATCCTTTTCATCGACGAAGCCTACAGCCTGCTCAGCGGCGGCGAAAACGACTTCGGTAGCGAAGCCATCGATACGCTCGTCAAACGCATGGAAGACGACCGCGACCGCCTCATCGTCATCGTAGCCGGCTATCCCGCCGACATGGAATCTTTCATCCAAACCAACCCCGGCCTGCGTTCCCGCTTCAGCAAGACCATCCACTTCGACGACTACGCCAGCGAGGAGCTGGAGAAGATCTTCGAAATATTCTGCAAGAACAACGAGTACCAGCTCTCGGAAAAAGCCCGCAAGAAACTGCATCAAGTTTTTGAATACGAGCTGCAGAAGCCCAAGGTCGACTTCGGCAACGGCCGCTACGTGAGAAACCTCTTCGAGCAAGTCATCCGCAACCAAGCCCTCCGCCTCAGCCAACGCGACGGCGCCTTGGAAAAAAAAGACCTCATGCTCATCGAAGGCGACGACATCCTCCTGCCGGAAACGTAG
- a CDS encoding TolC family protein has product MKFLGTTCISISALFMAGCVTRNQEPPQRLPAVSPLPSYSISSQGEIAARPWWESFERPALTSLIEQSLAQNYSLAQSVAVLKQAESLARRTGAGRKPQLNLEGNGSQDWEDGDSQRGSAEAGLALAWEVDVWNRVGSVALADRLEAQARAADVEALQLSLSAAVANSYFGAVAARERLELLNAQVTLDRELERLLQLRLDNGVGTNVDVLQQQVRVAESETLIPVAESQWAVFENRLDVLLGQTPDAKPRVANGESLDFDRALPSIDVPASLLLNRPDLRSAFSELVAADHEIAAAIADRFPNIVLGASLLYSDDSNFTGSVFTLAASFVQPLLDWGARKAEVQRNEALYEQRLAAFTQLFLEAVESVENALVREAKQSEFLQKLAKQQDLLQRTVNAAERRYTQGIDDYQPVISALQELRAVERNMITAKLDLLAIRIELFRAIGGPVRSGRSAALQPAAALQDPQLPVGLSLATRRVSSILQNHHIVGAKLFKQPNKTPTPLPSRVAACCRPQCNPVYQQDAVWTKVQPYYDSTYWTVSKGSAVAG; this is encoded by the coding sequence ATGAAATTCCTAGGAACCACTTGCATCTCGATTTCCGCCTTGTTTATGGCAGGCTGCGTCACCCGCAACCAAGAACCTCCGCAGAGGCTTCCCGCAGTCAGTCCGCTGCCCAGCTATTCGATTTCCTCGCAAGGCGAAATCGCAGCTCGTCCCTGGTGGGAAAGCTTCGAACGGCCCGCCCTCACCTCGCTCATCGAGCAATCCTTGGCTCAAAACTACAGCCTCGCCCAATCGGTAGCCGTGCTGAAGCAGGCCGAGTCGCTCGCTCGGCGCACGGGAGCAGGACGCAAGCCGCAGCTCAACTTGGAAGGCAACGGATCCCAAGACTGGGAGGACGGCGACTCCCAACGCGGCAGCGCGGAAGCGGGCCTTGCCCTCGCTTGGGAAGTCGACGTCTGGAATCGGGTCGGATCCGTCGCCCTAGCAGATCGCCTCGAAGCCCAAGCCCGCGCCGCGGACGTGGAAGCCTTGCAACTGTCCTTGAGCGCCGCAGTGGCCAACTCCTACTTCGGAGCGGTCGCGGCCCGCGAGCGACTCGAGCTCTTGAACGCCCAAGTAACGCTGGACCGCGAATTGGAGCGACTCCTCCAGCTGCGTCTCGACAACGGGGTCGGCACGAACGTGGACGTCCTGCAGCAACAGGTCCGCGTGGCTGAGAGCGAGACCTTGATCCCGGTGGCCGAATCGCAATGGGCCGTATTCGAAAACCGCCTCGACGTCCTGCTTGGCCAAACGCCGGACGCGAAGCCTCGGGTTGCCAACGGGGAAAGCTTGGACTTCGACCGCGCCCTTCCTTCCATCGACGTGCCAGCGTCCTTGCTGCTGAATCGCCCGGATTTGCGCAGCGCCTTCTCCGAGTTGGTGGCAGCCGACCACGAAATCGCAGCCGCCATCGCCGACCGCTTCCCCAACATCGTTCTCGGCGCCTCCCTCCTCTACTCCGACGACTCGAATTTTACCGGCTCCGTCTTCACCCTAGCCGCGTCTTTCGTGCAACCGCTCCTGGACTGGGGCGCCCGCAAGGCAGAAGTGCAGCGCAACGAAGCCCTCTACGAGCAGCGCTTGGCAGCTTTCACCCAGCTCTTCCTCGAAGCGGTGGAAAGCGTGGAGAACGCCCTGGTACGAGAAGCCAAGCAAAGCGAGTTCCTGCAAAAGCTCGCCAAGCAACAGGACCTGCTGCAACGCACCGTAAATGCGGCGGAAAGGCGCTACACCCAAGGGATCGACGACTACCAGCCCGTGATCAGCGCCTTGCAAGAGCTGCGAGCGGTGGAGCGAAACATGATCACCGCCAAACTCGACCTGCTGGCAATCCGCATCGAACTCTTCCGCGCCATCGGCGGACCGGTTCGCTCAGGACGTAGCGCCGCGCTTCAGCCCGCGGCCGCCTTGCAAGATCCTCAACTCCCCGTAGGGCTGTCGCTAGCGACACGCCGCGTCAGCTCGATCCTGCAGAACCATCACATTGTCGGCGCCAAGCTTTTTAAACAGCCCAATAAGACACCCACGCCTCTTCCGAGTAGGGTTGCAGCTTGCTGCAGACCGCAATGCAACCCCGTTTATCAGCAAGACGCGGTCTGGACCAAGGTCCAACCCTACTATGACTCGACTTATTGGACAGTCTCCAAGGGCTCCGCGGTCGCTGGCTGA
- a CDS encoding efflux RND transporter periplasmic adaptor subunit: protein MKRVLTFSLLAHLCIAQIHGQASGNAAPPTPVIVKVASLKAYADEVEALGTLKANESVELTSSVTEIVKRVSFDDSQRVKKGVVLLEMDTAEELAELAEQESIMDEAMRQVARLKPLIEQGAASTSALTESERDVAGAKARIQAIRSRIDQRVIKAPFDGVLGLRNISVGALAQPGSIIATIDDDSVMKLDFSVPEVFLSTLKPGVAIEAESAAYPGRVFEGTIANVDSRIDPVTRSIQARALIDNQEGLLKPGLLMKVELQKNPRQALLVPEESIVTDGPEHFVFVVAGSGENLSVERRKVRIGTRSFGEAEILSGLSAGDQVVTHGTLRLRNGSPITIKAVEKNGESLDALIKGKTASN, encoded by the coding sequence ATGAAGCGCGTATTAACATTTTCACTACTTGCTCACTTGTGCATCGCCCAGATTCACGGCCAGGCCAGCGGCAATGCAGCCCCACCCACTCCCGTCATCGTAAAGGTCGCCAGCTTGAAAGCCTACGCCGACGAGGTGGAGGCCCTCGGCACCTTGAAGGCCAACGAAAGCGTGGAGCTCACCTCCTCGGTCACCGAGATCGTCAAGCGCGTCTCCTTCGACGACAGTCAACGCGTCAAGAAAGGCGTCGTACTGCTCGAAATGGATACCGCGGAGGAGCTCGCCGAGCTCGCGGAGCAGGAGTCCATCATGGACGAAGCCATGCGCCAGGTGGCGCGCTTGAAGCCTTTGATCGAGCAAGGCGCCGCCTCCACCTCCGCCTTGACGGAGAGCGAACGCGACGTGGCGGGTGCCAAAGCGCGTATACAGGCTATCCGCTCTCGCATCGACCAACGTGTCATCAAGGCGCCCTTCGACGGCGTATTGGGATTGCGGAACATCAGCGTCGGCGCCCTCGCCCAGCCGGGTTCGATCATCGCTACCATCGACGACGACAGCGTCATGAAACTGGATTTCTCCGTGCCGGAAGTGTTTCTCTCCACCTTGAAGCCCGGAGTCGCGATCGAGGCGGAGTCAGCCGCTTACCCGGGACGTGTCTTCGAGGGAACCATCGCCAACGTGGACAGCCGCATCGACCCGGTCACCCGCTCCATCCAAGCTCGGGCCCTGATCGACAACCAAGAGGGGCTGCTCAAGCCGGGCTTGTTGATGAAGGTCGAACTGCAGAAAAATCCCCGCCAAGCCTTGCTGGTGCCGGAGGAGTCCATCGTCACGGACGGTCCCGAGCACTTCGTCTTCGTCGTGGCCGGCTCCGGAGAAAACTTGAGCGTCGAACGCCGCAAGGTGCGGATCGGCACCCGCAGCTTTGGCGAGGCGGAAATCCTTTCCGGCCTCTCAGCCGGCGATCAAGTCGTCACCCACGGCACCCTCCGCCTGCGCAACGGCTCGCCCATCACCATCAAGGCGGTGGAGAAGAACGGGGAATCGCTGGACGCGCTGATCAAGGGCAAGACCGCAAGCAACTAA
- a CDS encoding efflux RND transporter permease subunit: protein MLLSDISVKRPVFASVISLLLIAFGIVSFDRLSLREYPDIDPPIVTVEVEYPGAPANIVETRITELIEERIAGVEGIEFVQSSSSDGRSSVTIEFSVNRDVNEAANDVRDRVSGIQDNLPEEAEPPEVQKVDSNDDVIIWQNLSSETMTVPELTDYAERYLVDQYSALDGVARIRVGGGLNYAMRVWLDRQALAARGITVSDVERALRSENVELPAGSLQSDQRIFKARVERSFKEPQDFAKLVLTRGADGYLVRLGDVARIEKGVEEDRIMFRGNGIPMVGIGVIKQSTANTIDVADAVKALTAKLERSLPEGMKISQSYDESVFIKASIKEVYITLFIAIGCVVFVIYMFLGTVRAMLIPAVTVPVSIIAAFIVIYALGFSINLLTLLALVLAIGLVVDDAIVLLENIVRRMVELKETPLVASFRGARQVGFAVVATTLVLISVFVPITFLEGDIGRLFTEFALTIAAAVAFSSLVALTLVPVLASKLLKKTDENDKGNFVLRSVERIFEFQKRLYIKCLNRVLQVPVITTLVFVLLLAGTAWLYTKVTQEFSPTEDRGVFFIMVNAPEGSSYSYIEEYMDVIEERLMPYVESGEFKRLLVRAPRGFGNIENFNSGFVIVILEDWAVRRSAFDIIAEVRGKLADLPGIRAFPIMRQGIGGGTSKPVQFVIGGPTYDQLAEWRDILIEKINENNPGFEGLDSDYKETRPQLDFTVNYDRAADLGVTVTEIGTTLETLMGGKNITTYLENGQEYEVVVEGERSNQRSFSDIESIYVRSARTGQLIPLSNLVSLSEYGAAETLSRYNRVRAITLEANLADGFSLGEALAHLEGLVREHLPQEAVIDYKGESRDFVNSGSSMVFVFLLGLAVVFLVLAAQFESYIHPFVIMLTVPLATGGGLLGLYLFDATLNIYSQIGLIMLVGLAAKNGILIVEFVNQLRDEGVEFSKALIEASEVRFRPIMMTGLTTVAGAVPLIVSSGAGAETRFAIGIVVLAGVLAATVFTLFVVPAAYKLIAKNTGSPHDIAQKLEDEM, encoded by the coding sequence ATGCTACTGTCCGACATCTCCGTCAAACGCCCCGTCTTCGCGAGCGTCATTTCCCTCCTGCTCATCGCGTTTGGAATCGTTTCCTTCGACCGCCTGTCGCTGCGCGAGTATCCGGACATCGACCCGCCCATCGTCACCGTGGAAGTCGAATACCCCGGGGCGCCGGCCAACATCGTCGAGACCCGCATCACGGAATTGATCGAGGAACGCATCGCCGGCGTGGAGGGCATCGAGTTCGTGCAATCCTCCTCCAGCGACGGACGGTCGAGCGTAACCATCGAATTCTCCGTCAACCGCGACGTCAACGAGGCCGCCAACGACGTGCGCGACCGCGTATCCGGAATCCAAGACAATCTTCCCGAAGAAGCCGAACCGCCCGAGGTGCAAAAGGTCGACAGCAACGACGACGTCATCATCTGGCAAAACCTCTCCAGCGAAACCATGACCGTGCCGGAGCTGACAGACTACGCGGAACGCTACCTGGTCGACCAGTATTCGGCTCTCGACGGAGTGGCTCGCATCCGCGTGGGCGGCGGCCTGAACTACGCCATGCGGGTCTGGCTCGATCGCCAAGCCTTGGCCGCTCGCGGCATCACCGTGAGCGACGTGGAAAGGGCCCTGCGCTCGGAAAACGTGGAACTGCCCGCCGGTAGCCTGCAGTCGGATCAACGCATCTTTAAGGCCCGCGTAGAACGCAGCTTCAAGGAGCCTCAAGACTTCGCCAAGCTGGTGCTCACCCGCGGCGCCGATGGTTACCTCGTACGCCTCGGCGACGTCGCCCGTATCGAAAAAGGCGTGGAGGAAGATCGCATCATGTTTCGCGGCAACGGGATTCCCATGGTCGGCATCGGCGTCATCAAGCAGTCCACCGCCAATACCATCGACGTGGCGGACGCCGTCAAGGCCCTCACCGCGAAGCTGGAAAGAAGCCTGCCCGAAGGCATGAAGATTTCCCAGAGCTACGACGAGTCCGTCTTCATCAAAGCCTCCATCAAGGAAGTCTACATCACCCTTTTCATCGCTATCGGCTGCGTCGTCTTCGTGATCTACATGTTCTTGGGAACCGTGCGGGCAATGCTCATTCCCGCGGTCACGGTTCCTGTATCCATAATCGCCGCCTTCATCGTCATCTACGCCCTGGGATTCTCCATCAATCTCCTGACCCTGCTGGCCCTCGTGCTGGCGATCGGATTGGTGGTCGACGATGCCATCGTGCTGCTGGAAAACATCGTGCGCCGCATGGTGGAGCTGAAGGAGACGCCGTTGGTCGCCTCCTTCAGAGGGGCTCGCCAAGTTGGTTTCGCCGTAGTGGCAACAACCTTGGTTTTGATCTCTGTCTTCGTGCCGATCACCTTCCTCGAGGGCGACATCGGCCGCCTCTTCACCGAATTCGCCCTCACCATCGCCGCCGCAGTCGCGTTTTCCTCGCTGGTCGCCCTGACGCTGGTTCCGGTTTTAGCATCGAAGCTCCTCAAGAAAACGGACGAGAACGATAAAGGAAACTTCGTATTGAGGTCGGTCGAACGCATCTTCGAATTTCAAAAGCGACTTTATATAAAGTGCCTGAATCGAGTGCTGCAGGTACCGGTGATCACCACCCTCGTCTTCGTCCTGCTGCTCGCTGGCACGGCCTGGCTCTATACTAAGGTTACCCAAGAGTTCAGCCCGACCGAAGACCGTGGTGTTTTCTTCATCATGGTGAACGCCCCCGAAGGATCCAGCTACAGCTATATCGAAGAGTACATGGACGTTATCGAGGAACGCCTCATGCCCTATGTAGAGAGCGGCGAATTCAAGCGTTTGCTGGTGCGGGCTCCGCGTGGATTCGGCAATATAGAAAACTTCAACAGCGGCTTTGTAATCGTAATCCTAGAAGACTGGGCCGTGCGTCGCTCCGCATTCGATATCATCGCCGAGGTACGCGGAAAGCTCGCCGACTTGCCGGGCATTCGGGCCTTTCCCATCATGCGCCAAGGCATCGGCGGCGGCACCAGCAAACCGGTACAATTCGTGATCGGCGGGCCGACCTACGACCAATTGGCCGAATGGCGGGACATCCTCATTGAGAAGATCAACGAGAACAATCCCGGCTTCGAAGGCTTGGACAGCGACTACAAGGAAACGCGGCCGCAGCTCGACTTCACCGTCAACTACGATCGCGCCGCCGACCTCGGCGTCACCGTTACCGAAATCGGCACCACCCTGGAAACCTTGATGGGCGGCAAGAACATCACCACCTACCTGGAAAACGGACAAGAATACGAAGTGGTCGTCGAAGGAGAACGCAGCAACCAACGCTCCTTCAGCGATATCGAAAGTATCTACGTACGCTCCGCCAGAACCGGCCAACTCATACCGCTCTCCAATCTTGTCAGCCTCAGTGAATACGGCGCCGCCGAAACGCTTTCCCGCTACAACCGCGTGCGAGCCATCACCCTGGAAGCCAACCTCGCGGACGGCTTCTCTCTCGGCGAAGCCCTTGCCCACTTGGAAGGGCTTGTGAGAGAGCACCTGCCGCAAGAAGCCGTCATCGACTACAAAGGCGAAAGCCGCGACTTCGTGAACTCGGGAAGCTCCATGGTTTTCGTCTTCCTGCTCGGATTGGCCGTGGTCTTCCTGGTGCTGGCCGCCCAGTTCGAAAGCTATATCCATCCCTTCGTCATCATGCTCACCGTACCGCTGGCGACCGGCGGCGGCTTGCTCGGACTCTATCTCTTCGACGCTACGCTCAACATCTATTCGCAAATCGGCCTCATCATGCTCGTCGGCCTCGCTGCCAAAAACGGGATCCTCATTGTTGAGTTCGTGAACCAGCTCCGAGACGAGGGCGTAGAGTTTTCCAAAGCGCTCATAGAAGCGTCCGAGGTACGCTTTCGCCCCATCATGATGACCGGCCTTACCACCGTAGCCGGAGCAGTCCCGCTCATCGTCTCCAGCGGCGCCGGAGCCGAAACCCGCTTCGCCATCGGCATCGTAGTGCTCGCCGGAGTCCTGGCCGCCACCGTCTTCACCCTCTTCGTGGTCCCCGCCGCCTACAAGCTCATCGCTAAAAACACCGGCTCCCCCCACGACATCGCCCAAAAGCTAGAAGACGAGATGTAG
- a CDS encoding addiction module protein: MSRMETLKTEAMGLSDSERAALASELLYSLPATLSDEDEGVSEALRRDADLSSNPSSGISWNELKKELGRE; the protein is encoded by the coding sequence ATGTCACGTATGGAAACACTCAAGACAGAGGCCATGGGCTTAAGCGACAGCGAGAGAGCGGCTCTCGCTTCGGAACTGCTCTACTCACTTCCAGCCACTCTTTCCGACGAAGACGAAGGCGTCTCCGAGGCTCTAAGAAGAGATGCTGATCTTTCCTCAAATCCCTCATCTGGAATCAGTTGGAACGAGCTGAAGAAAGAGCTGGGTCGAGAGTAG
- a CDS encoding type II toxin-antitoxin system RelE/ParE family toxin, with protein MGLIFHRLVQQDLRVVLRYYEKEGGSALADRFFRELDTLVHEIENHPTRFHKVAGNLRRADLERFPYHLLFTEGTKGIRVLVLRHHRRNPNFGIQRK; from the coding sequence GTGGGGTTGATTTTCCACAGACTAGTCCAACAAGATCTCAGGGTTGTCCTGCGGTACTACGAAAAAGAAGGCGGTTCTGCACTAGCGGACCGCTTCTTTCGTGAGCTCGACACACTGGTCCATGAGATCGAAAACCATCCAACCCGATTCCACAAAGTGGCTGGAAACCTCAGAAGAGCCGATTTGGAGAGATTCCCCTACCACCTTCTCTTCACGGAAGGAACAAAAGGCATTCGGGTTTTGGTACTACGTCACCACAGGCGTAATCCAAACTTCGGAATACAAAGGAAATGA
- a CDS encoding type II toxin-antitoxin system RelE/ParE family toxin, whose protein sequence is MDFRVVWSPSARLDLKEIVEYIAEKDPSAASRIGHSLIDATKALSRFPRKGRVVPEFGIDSLREIPLKHYRIVYRVFDEPKLIEVVRAWHSSRGTPEV, encoded by the coding sequence ATGGATTTCCGAGTAGTTTGGTCGCCATCAGCAAGACTCGACCTCAAGGAAATCGTAGAGTACATCGCCGAGAAGGATCCGTCTGCAGCGAGCCGGATCGGTCATTCGCTAATCGACGCAACAAAAGCCCTGTCTCGTTTTCCCCGAAAAGGCCGCGTTGTTCCTGAGTTTGGAATCGATTCACTGAGGGAGATCCCACTCAAACACTATCGAATCGTGTACAGAGTGTTCGACGAGCCTAAGCTCATCGAAGTTGTTAGAGCCTGGCATTCCTCACGAGGCACCCCTGAAGTGTGA